One Oculatellaceae cyanobacterium genomic region harbors:
- a CDS encoding cupin domain-containing protein, whose translation MTSTNTTAASLVTSLRDQIEYPKSGVFSKVLLKDQVCQYTLFCLSYNSEISEHTSTRNATINVIDGTGILTLEGKDIELEPGVFVFMPAHAPHALKAEQNLTFLLTLSENSP comes from the coding sequence ATGACTTCTACAAATACAACAGCAGCATCTTTAGTTACTTCTTTGCGCGACCAAATTGAATACCCTAAATCAGGAGTTTTCAGTAAAGTGTTGCTTAAAGATCAAGTCTGTCAATATACGCTGTTTTGCCTGAGTTATAACAGCGAGATTTCAGAGCATACTTCTACTCGTAATGCAACTATCAATGTAATTGATGGGACAGGAATATTAACTTTAGAAGGAAAAGACATTGAACTAGAACCAGGCGTATTCGTATTTATGCCAGCCCATGCCCCTCATGCGCTGAAGGCAGAACAAAATCTAACGTTTCTATTGACGCTATCGGAAAATTCACCCTAG
- a CDS encoding pentapeptide repeat-containing protein produces the protein MDANELKKLYKAGKRNFCHLSLRRVNLSGAILSGADLSGAIIWEANLSGTDLSKANLSKANLSKANLSRTDLNGANLSGAELSGANLIKADLSGANFLKTNLIKADFSGANLIKADLRGADLNGANLSRSNLRGANLSKTDLIVANLYGANLYGANLIKADLTIAILSEANLSKAILSEANLYGANLIKADLSGANLIKADLRGANLWEANLTGADLRGANLYGANLIKAGLSGANLIKTDFSVANLYEANLSEANLSEANLSGAILIKTNLNKADLCKAILESANLTGAMLAGTILSKQKIITAS, from the coding sequence ATGGATGCTAACGAACTTAAGAAGCTTTATAAAGCAGGAAAAAGGAATTTTTGTCACCTTTCTTTGCGTAGAGTCAACCTCAGTGGAGCCATTCTCAGTGGAGCCGACCTCAGTGGAGCGATTATCTGGGAAGCAAACCTTAGTGGAACCGATCTTAGTAAAGCCAACCTCAGTAAAGCCAACCTCAGTAAAGCCAACCTCAGTAGAACTGACCTCAATGGAGCCAACCTCAGTGGAGCCGAACTCAGCGGAGCCAATCTCATTAAAGCCGACCTCAGTGGAGCCAATTTTCTTAAAACCAATCTCATTAAAGCCGACTTTAGTGGAGCCAATCTCATTAAAGCTGACCTGCGTGGAGCAGATCTCAATGGAGCGAACCTCAGTAGAAGCAACCTTAGAGGAGCCAACCTCAGTAAAACCGATCTCATTGTAGCCAACCTCTATGGAGCGAACCTCTATGGAGCCAATCTTATTAAAGCCGACCTTACTATAGCCATCCTTAGTGAAGCTAACCTTAGTAAAGCTATCCTCAGTGAAGCCAACCTCTATGGAGCCAATCTCATTAAAGCTGACCTGTCTGGAGCCAATCTCATTAAAGCTGACTTGCGTGGAGCCAATCTTTGGGAAGCCAACCTCACCGGAGCCGACCTGCGTGGAGCCAATCTCTATGGAGCCAATCTCATTAAAGCTGGCCTGTCTGGAGCCAATCTCATTAAAACCGACTTCAGTGTAGCCAACCTCTATGAAGCCAACCTCAGTGAAGCCAACCTCAGTGAAGCCAACCTCAGTGGAGCTATTCTAATTAAAACCAATTTGAATAAGGCTGATTTATGTAAAGCTATATTGGAAAGTGCTAATTTAACTGGTGCAATGTTAGCTGGCACAATTCTGAGCAAACAGAAAATTATTACTGCCTCTTAA
- a CDS encoding class I SAM-dependent methyltransferase yields MTNATLNFETAPAHQILAAAGKKFLRPGGRAATEQLFEWADFKAGDTVLELAASFGYSAIALAQRYNVKVVGIEKNPESVTIARTNVRTAGLENQVKIIAGDIFHLEAILGKFDYVLAEAILSMQSPPGKAKILAGIHNKLKLGGKFLSHELLARDKEEEIHTELARVIRSNSTPLSESHWIDTFTTAELQVQQHQTGKMALLNLPRMLADEGIINTFKVLCNIFSHEPSRKRVMKMRSVFHKYRQELGYIILCALA; encoded by the coding sequence ATGACCAATGCTACCCTCAATTTTGAAACCGCACCTGCACATCAAATATTAGCTGCGGCGGGGAAAAAGTTTTTACGCCCAGGGGGAAGAGCTGCGACAGAGCAGTTATTTGAATGGGCTGATTTTAAAGCAGGAGATACCGTTTTAGAGTTAGCTGCTAGTTTTGGCTATAGTGCGATCGCACTTGCTCAACGCTACAATGTCAAAGTAGTAGGTATAGAAAAAAATCCTGAAAGTGTTACTATTGCCCGTACTAATGTCCGCACTGCTGGATTAGAAAATCAAGTTAAAATTATTGCAGGTGATATTTTTCACTTAGAGGCAATTCTTGGTAAATTCGATTACGTCTTAGCAGAAGCAATTCTAAGTATGCAATCTCCACCAGGAAAAGCAAAAATCTTGGCTGGTATTCATAATAAACTTAAACTAGGGGGTAAATTCCTCTCTCATGAACTATTAGCGCGTGACAAGGAAGAAGAAATTCATACTGAACTAGCGCGGGTAATTCGCTCCAATTCTACGCCGCTTTCAGAATCTCATTGGATTGATACTTTTACAACTGCTGAGTTGCAAGTACAGCAACATCAAACTGGAAAAATGGCTTTATTGAATTTGCCGCGAATGCTGGCAGATGAAGGCATCATAAATACTTTCAAAGTTTTGTGCAACATTTTTAGCCATGAACCAAGCAGAAAGCGAGTTATGAAAATGCGTTCAGTCTTTCATAAATATCGTCAAGAGTTAGGTTATATCATTTTATGCGCTCTGGCCTAA
- a CDS encoding GNAT family N-acetyltransferase has translation MLIREYQPSDVETLISIFRDAIITTGSTAYNAEQIKVWSSYPEDIEEFRQLLSQGITYVAVHNNQLVAFGQLNPSNHIAYLYTASDFARLGYATKIYQNLEAQAIKQGVQHLHTNASRISKYFFLKMGFYIVEAEIVERKKVWLERFKMEKILT, from the coding sequence ATGTTAATTCGAGAGTATCAGCCATCCGATGTAGAAACCCTAATATCTATTTTTCGTGACGCTATTATTACTACTGGCTCAACTGCTTATAATGCCGAGCAAATAAAGGTATGGTCTTCATATCCAGAAGATATTGAAGAGTTTAGGCAGTTACTCAGCCAAGGTATAACCTATGTGGCAGTGCATAATAATCAATTAGTGGCTTTTGGTCAATTAAATCCCTCGAATCATATTGCTTATTTATATACAGCAAGTGACTTTGCCAGACTTGGCTATGCTACTAAAATTTATCAAAACTTAGAAGCGCAAGCTATTAAACAAGGTGTGCAACACTTACACACTAATGCAAGCCGCATATCAAAATATTTCTTCTTAAAAATGGGTTTCTATATTGTTGAAGCCGAAATAGTCGAGCGCAAAAAAGTATGGTTGGAGCGGTTTAAAATGGAAAAAATCTTAACTTAA
- the chrA gene encoding chromate efflux transporter: MNKLVPSRLVELAKLFFKLGAIGFGGPAAHISMMEDEVVKRRNWLTSEHFLDLVGATNLIPGPNSTEMAIHVGYIYAGWLGLIVAGICFILPAVLITAGFAWVYVLYGSVPQVIPLLYGIKPAVLAVIFNALWRLGKKAVKTRKLLVIALGVAALVLLLKLNETIALLIGGFLGMLWLLIPDKYNLPEDQANLLLAGMTTGATLKATAASVTTVSAANISLWQLGWFFLKVGSVLFGGGYVLIAFLQGELVDQLHWLTQQQLLDAIAIGQFTPGPLLSTSTFIGYIIAGVPGAIVATVGIFLPSFFFVTALNPLIPHLRASKWTRAFLDAVNASAIALMAVVTLQLGFATLIISKPPFVDFLAVAIALFSAILAIRYNLNAAWLVLGAALIGWIAIAFGLT, encoded by the coding sequence ATGAATAAATTAGTACCAAGCCGTCTGGTAGAACTAGCCAAACTCTTTTTTAAACTGGGCGCTATCGGCTTTGGAGGGCCAGCGGCTCATATTTCTATGATGGAAGATGAGGTAGTTAAACGACGTAACTGGCTAACAAGTGAGCATTTTCTAGATTTGGTAGGCGCAACTAACTTAATTCCTGGCCCTAATTCTACAGAAATGGCTATTCATGTAGGATATATCTATGCTGGATGGTTAGGGCTAATTGTTGCTGGAATTTGTTTTATTTTACCTGCGGTGCTAATAACTGCTGGGTTTGCTTGGGTTTATGTTCTTTATGGCAGTGTACCGCAAGTAATACCTCTACTTTATGGTATTAAACCTGCTGTTTTAGCTGTTATCTTTAATGCTTTGTGGCGTTTAGGAAAAAAAGCCGTAAAGACTCGCAAACTGCTAGTTATTGCCTTGGGTGTGGCAGCTTTAGTATTGTTATTAAAATTGAACGAAACGATCGCACTTTTAATTGGCGGTTTTTTAGGAATGCTATGGTTGCTTATTCCTGATAAATATAACTTACCAGAAGATCAAGCAAATCTTTTACTTGCTGGCATGACTACAGGTGCAACGCTAAAAGCAACAGCAGCCTCAGTAACTACTGTATCAGCAGCAAATATTTCTTTGTGGCAATTGGGTTGGTTTTTCCTTAAGGTTGGAAGTGTATTATTTGGCGGCGGTTATGTGTTGATAGCGTTTCTGCAAGGGGAATTAGTTGATCAACTCCACTGGTTAACGCAACAACAATTACTAGATGCGATCGCTATTGGTCAGTTTACCCCAGGGCCTCTTCTTTCCACATCTACCTTTATCGGTTACATCATTGCAGGCGTTCCAGGTGCAATTGTGGCTACAGTAGGAATTTTTTTACCTTCGTTTTTCTTCGTTACAGCACTTAATCCCCTCATTCCTCACCTACGCGCCTCTAAATGGACAAGGGCATTTTTAGATGCTGTGAATGCCAGTGCGATCGCATTAATGGCTGTTGTAACATTGCAACTAGGATTTGCAACTTTAATCATATCAAAACCGCCATTTGTTGATTTTTTAGCTGTAGCGATCGCACTTTTTTCAGCCATTTTAGCAATTCGCTACAATCTTAACGCTGCATGGCTGGTATTAGGTGCTGCTTTAATTGGATGGATAGCGATCGCTTTTGGACTAACTTAA
- a CDS encoding GGDEF domain-containing protein, translating to MTAPERDSLTNLRRKEFLLKQFLEIVSQPEIFLSLIWIDIDGLIFLNDKYSHTEGDIFLQQVAQIIVQVVPQTSEVFRIAGDEFAFIVTKLDLPEVLAIAEEIRKKVETQFSDIAVLRRLGKTNFAFPTFIQGSPTVSCAIAPALTCQFASYPQHGTEIDSLLQAADRAMYEKAKLFGENKVVLA from the coding sequence ATGACTGCTCCAGAACGGGATTCATTAACTAACCTTCGCCGAAAAGAATTTTTACTCAAACAATTTTTAGAAATAGTTAGTCAGCCAGAAATTTTCTTAAGTCTGATTTGGATAGATATTGATGGGCTAATTTTTTTGAATGACAAATATAGTCATACTGAAGGAGATATATTTCTCCAGCAAGTTGCTCAAATTATTGTCCAAGTAGTTCCACAAACTAGCGAAGTTTTTCGGATTGCTGGAGATGAGTTTGCTTTTATTGTAACAAAATTAGACTTGCCAGAAGTACTAGCAATTGCTGAGGAAATTAGGAAAAAAGTAGAAACTCAATTTTCTGATATTGCTGTCCTACGTAGACTTGGTAAAACTAATTTTGCATTTCCTACATTTATCCAGGGTTCACCAACGGTAAGTTGTGCGATAGCGCCAGCGCTGACTTGTCAGTTCGCATCTTATCCCCAGCATGGTACAGAGATAGATTCTTTACTACAAGCAGCAGATCGTGCCATGTATGAGAAAGCAAAGCTGTTTGGTGAAAATAAAGTTGTTTTGGCTTAA
- a CDS encoding class I SAM-dependent RNA methyltransferase has product MNNYFATVARGLEPIAAQELERLGARDVRPEFTGVHFAGDQALLYRVNLWARTIFRVLVPIREFYCSSPVMLYQEVQKISWEQYLQPHNTLAVDCTGSNQKLNHTHFTALQVKNAIVDQQRSQSGKRSSIDIENPDLLINVHIHQDRCILSLDSSGTSLHRRGYRPAMGLAPLKETLAAAILDMAEWDASLPFLDPLCGSGTLPIEAGLKALNIAPGLYRQKFGFLSWSDFDEHIWQELLDEAKNSQKLDLNETISGSDRDDDVLTQARANAERCGIGHKITFTQTDLSQLEAPTDCGILICNPPYGERLGDARELGDLYKMLGDVFKQRFKGWTAFILTGNKELAKKVGLKASRRIPIYNGSLACTLLKYELY; this is encoded by the coding sequence ATGAATAACTACTTTGCTACGGTGGCTCGTGGTTTAGAACCTATTGCTGCCCAAGAATTGGAACGTCTCGGTGCAAGGGATGTCCGTCCTGAATTCACTGGGGTACATTTTGCTGGCGATCAAGCTTTGCTTTACCGAGTGAATCTCTGGGCGAGGACGATTTTTAGAGTGCTAGTACCGATTAGAGAATTTTACTGCTCTAGCCCTGTGATGCTCTACCAAGAGGTGCAAAAAATCTCTTGGGAGCAATACCTACAGCCCCACAACACGCTAGCGGTGGACTGTACGGGGAGCAATCAAAAACTTAACCATACCCATTTCACAGCTTTGCAGGTTAAAAATGCAATCGTAGATCAACAGCGTAGTCAATCAGGTAAAAGATCTAGCATTGATATTGAAAATCCAGATCTGCTAATCAATGTCCACATCCATCAAGACCGTTGTATTTTAAGTTTAGATAGTTCGGGTACAAGCCTACATCGACGGGGATATCGACCAGCGATGGGGCTGGCACCACTTAAAGAGACTCTCGCTGCTGCAATTCTCGACATGGCAGAATGGGATGCTTCTTTGCCTTTTTTAGACCCTTTATGTGGCTCTGGAACTCTGCCTATAGAAGCGGGTTTAAAAGCTTTAAATATTGCGCCTGGGTTGTATCGGCAAAAATTTGGCTTTCTTAGTTGGTCGGATTTTGACGAACATATATGGCAGGAGTTACTGGATGAAGCCAAAAATAGCCAAAAATTAGATTTGAATGAGACAATTTCAGGTAGCGATCGCGATGATGATGTTCTCACCCAAGCGCGGGCTAATGCGGAACGCTGTGGTATTGGACATAAAATCACCTTTACTCAAACTGATTTATCCCAACTTGAAGCTCCTACAGACTGCGGAATTCTAATTTGTAATCCCCCCTATGGAGAACGTTTGGGGGATGCTAGAGAACTAGGCGACCTCTACAAAATGCTTGGCGATGTCTTCAAGCAACGCTTCAAAGGTTGGACTGCCTTTATATTGACAGGGAACAAGGAGTTGGCTAAAAAAGTTGGACTCAAGGCATCCCGTCGTATTCCTATTTATAACGGCTCTTTAGCGTGTACTTTACTTAAGTACGAACTGTATTAG
- a CDS encoding Crp/Fnr family transcriptional regulator gives MQATVEQLSQILVFADLTALDLEHLPPYTQLQHYSKGEIIMQEGDRLPKKLYALLSGSLQITKTATTGKETILRTLPPGEIFAAPALLGNGIAPAMVTAECDSVILTVERDALLAAIKQTPEIALKMLMVFNSRLQQLHDTVHGLVSERAIVRLTRLIQYSATQYGTELTKNGECLKVKLSYYQIARSIGITYEECVRLFATIKAVVSYSRGGKIIVVDREKLDAIANGTSELNT, from the coding sequence ATGCAGGCAACAGTTGAGCAACTGTCTCAGATTTTAGTATTTGCAGATTTAACGGCGTTAGATTTGGAGCATTTACCACCTTATACCCAATTGCAGCACTACAGCAAAGGGGAAATAATTATGCAGGAGGGCGATCGCCTCCCGAAAAAGTTGTATGCTCTCCTCAGTGGTTCTTTACAGATAACGAAAACCGCCACTACAGGCAAAGAAACAATTCTTCGTACTCTACCACCTGGAGAAATCTTTGCAGCCCCAGCATTATTAGGTAATGGTATTGCACCAGCAATGGTGACTGCTGAGTGTGATTCAGTAATTTTGACAGTAGAACGAGATGCACTTTTAGCAGCAATTAAGCAAACTCCAGAAATTGCTCTCAAAATGCTGATGGTGTTTAATTCTCGGTTGCAACAACTACATGACACAGTGCATGGGTTAGTTTCTGAACGAGCAATTGTGCGTTTGACGCGGCTAATTCAATATTCAGCAACTCAATATGGTACTGAATTAACTAAAAATGGTGAGTGTTTAAAAGTTAAACTTTCTTATTATCAAATTGCTCGGAGTATCGGTATTACTTACGAGGAGTGCGTGCGGTTATTCGCCACTATTAAGGCGGTTGTTAGTTATAGCCGTGGGGGTAAGATTATTGTGGTTGATAGGGAAAAGTTAGATGCGATCGCTAATGGTACGTCAGAATTAAATACTTGA